AAATCCACGTCAACGAACGGACCACCGACGAGATGCAAGGGCTCGAGGTCACGGAGAGCGGCAACCTCGGCGAACTCGACTACGAGGACGAAGGCGGTCCCTGGGTCGCGATTCCCGATGAGTACCCACGATTCGCCTGGGAGCTCGCCGCCGAGGGAGCCTTCCAAGTCACCATCGACGACGTCGAGAACGTGACCGCCGGCGAAGCCGCCACGGTCGAGGTCACGGTCACGAGCCTGTACGAGAACAGGGAGGAAACGGACGTCGAACAGACGATCGCCCTCGAAGACCCCGACGGGCGGACGGTGGACACGGAAACGGTGACCCTCTCGAGCGAACTCGGAGAGACCGACGAGGAAACCATCGAACTCGTCTGGCAGACGGGTTCGGAAGACAACGGGACCGCCGAGGTCAGCGTTCGGAGCGAGGATACGGAAGATTCTGCACCCATCACCATCGAGCCGGCCGAACACGGGCCCGGAGCCTCGCACGGGCCCGGCGTCGGTCCGGCCCCCGGAGACGGGAGCATCGACGACGACGGCGAACCCGACGTCGGTCCCGGCGAGGCGAGTAGTTCGGGGGACGACCTAGCGGGAAGCGATTCGGAGATCGACATCGACGTGGACGTCGTCGAGGTCAACTGATCCGCGTCCGGCGCGCAGCGTTACCAGTATCCGACGGCGGCTCGTCCGGATCGAACTCCGGCCGCTGAAACCCATCGAACCGTTGCTTCATCGGTACCGCGATCGAACGGGATATCAGCGAGTACCTGCGACCACTCGGACAGTCCTCTCCTGCCAGTGCTCGGCAACAAGCGTTATGCATCAGTAGACCAGTCATTCGTACTGACAGGGGGATGGCGACAACCAGTGAGAGCGAGCCGACTACCGTAGAGACGCCAGGTAGCGACGACCAGTCACGGGAAGGCGAAATTTTCGACCTACTGAGCAATCAGCGTCGCCGCTACGCGATCCACTACTGCAAGCGCGAGGACGACCCCGTGACGCTGGGTGAGCTCGCCGAACACGTCGCCGCCTGGGAACTCGACAAGGAAGTGGCGGCGATCACCTCGGCCGAGCGAAAGCGAGTGTACACGTCGCTCCAGCAGACCCATCTTCCGACGCTCGAGCGGGCCGACATGATCGAATTCGACGATCGAACGATCGAGCTCACCGACGAGGCCGCGGAGTTGGACGTCTACCTCGACGTCGTGCCGGCGGACTCGATTCCGTGGGGGACCTACTATCTGGGGCTGGCTGCGGTCGGATCGGTCGTGATGGCCGGGCTGTGGCTCGAGGTGATCCCGACCGAGACGGTCCCGGAGCTCGGCTGGGCGACGCTGGTGTTCGCTCTGTTTGCCGTCTCGGCGGTCGTCCACGTGGTACAGAATCGACGGATGCGACTCGGCGAGATGGAGCGGCCACCGTAATCATGAACACGGTTGTCAAACTCGGGTTCGTGTTCGTCGCGCTCGGCGCCGTCGCGATGGTCGGGCCCGTCTTCGGGTTCACCACGATCGCGGCGGACAGGGGCGTGTCCGCCGAAACCGCGAGCGATGCGAACGCCCTCGTGGGAATCGAGGCGACGGGCGAGACGCCGGACAAGAAGAACGATGCCGTCATCGTCGAAATCACGAACAACGCGAATCAGGCGTACGATCCGCTCGAGACGGACGTGACGATCGACGACCCGAACGGTGCACTGGCGGTCAGCAGCGGGTTCGCGGCGGCGCTCTCGTCGGGAGAGACGACTGGACTGGAGGTGACCTGTGACGGCGGCGGTGACGGCACGGCGACGGTGACCGTAAACGCGAACGCCGTCGGATCGACGCTGGAAGTGCGAGCGGACAGCTACACCACCACGGTCGACTACAGCTGTACGGGGAAGGGCAGCAACGCGAACGTCGAGGTGCGGAACCCGGAACTCGGAGCCGATACCGACGAACTCGAGTTCGGCCTCGAGAACGTCGGCAACAGCGAGGCGAAAGTACAGGGGATCGGCGTCGAGGACACCACGACGGCCGCGACAGAAGTCGAAAACGACGGCAACGGAAACCCGCCACCCGTCGAATTCGGCGGCACGGAAACCAAGGCCAACGTCGTCCTGATCGGTGGTGGAGAGTACGATCTACGAGGGCAGGGGAAAGTCGGTGCCGGCGAGACGGTGGCGGTCGGGATCTACGGCTTCCAGACCGGTGCGGGCGACCCGGTTTCCGTCGAAGGGGAGGACGTGACGGTCTCGCTGTACGGATCGAAGGGACGCCTCGACCAGGTAACCGTCTCGGTCCCGGTGTTCCCGACCGGCGGCGAAGCCGTCACGACTGACGGTGACGTGATCCTCGAGGCGGAGGAGACGTCCGGCAGCATCGATGCGGGTGGCGACCTGATCGCAAAGGATAGCAGCAAGATCGACGGCGCGGTCGACGTGGACGGTGAAGTCGACCTCGGCGGAAGCGTCGAGGGTGTCGACACGATCGACGCGGGCGGCGACGTAACCACCGGTCTCGAAAGCAGCGTCAAGAACGACGTCACGTCTCGCGACGGAAGCGTCACGACGGGGGAGAAAAGCACGATCAAGGGAACCGTCGACGCCGGCGAAAACGTGACCGTCGGAGCGAAAGGAGAGGTCGACGGCGACGTCGTCGCCGGCGGTGACGTCGTGCTCAGAGAGGACGCGGTCGTCAAAGGCGACGTCACCGCCGGCGGCTGCGTCACGCTCGAAGCCGGGGCGCAAGTCAAAGGCGAGATCAGTGAAAACTGCGGGTGACCGAGAAGAGAGCGAGTGAGCCCCGTCGCACGACGGTGTGGTCTTTTCCGGTACCGATCTCGTCCCGCTCGGGACGCCCTCCGGCCGTCAGGTGTAGTACGGAAACGGATTTCGAGTCGGCGTTCGCAACGGAACCATCATCGAACGGATCGGTAGGGGGTTCGACCCCGAGCGAGCACGCGCCTAACCCGAACGCCTTTTTATCACCGACACCGGATTCCTTCCCATGTCGACCGAATCGATCAGTGACCGGCGCGAGCACATCCGCTCAGTTAGCGTGACGGCGCTGTCCGCGCTGCTGGGCGTCGGTGCGGCGCTGGCCTCCGCGGCCTGGGTCGGGGTATCCGAGGCAGCGGCCCAGAACACGCAGACGCTCGCGTTCGTCTTCGGCGCGATCTTCGTCCAGTATCTCCTCATCAACGTCTCGGGGATCTACGGCGAGGACGAGTTCGGGACGAAACACTACCTGTTCATCGCGTTCATGACCTTCGCCCTGTGGTTCGTGACGTGGGGCATCCTGCTCATGTCGGAGTACACGGGCTAACCATGGCGGACGACAGCATCGCAGTCGTCGACCTGGACCGGTGTCAACCCGACCGGTGTAGCTACGAATGCAAGAACTACTGCCCGCCGAACCGCACGGGGAAGGAGTGTATCACACTCCGCGGCGAGGACGCAGCGGAGGGCCAGCCCGAACAGATCCACATCTCCGAAGAGATCTGTCTGGGCGAGACCTGTGGGATCTGCGTCGAGAAGTGTCCCTTCGACGCCATCGAGATCATCAACCTCCCCCAGGAACTCCAGGACGAACCGGTCCACCGCTACGGCGAGAACGCCTTTTCCCTGTACGGCCTCCCCGCACCGCAGGAGGGGCAAGTCACCGGTATCCTCGGTCCCAACGGGATCGGGAAGACGACCGCCGTCCGCATCCTCGCCGGCGAACTCGAGCCCAACCTCGGCCGTCACGAGGAAGAGCCGGGGTGGGACGAGGTCCTCGAGGCCTACCGCGGGACCGAACTGCAAGATTACATCGCGGACGTCCGCGACGGGGACATCACGATCGCGCGAAAACCACAGTACGTCGACCAGATCCCGAACAGCTTCGACGGGAACACCCGGCAACTGCTCGAGCGAACCGACGAGCGCGGTGCCCTCGACGAACTGGTCGAACGGCTCTCGATCGGGCCCGTCATGGAGCAGTCGATCGACGACCTCTCCGGCGGGGAGCTCCAGCGGGTCGCCATCGCGGCCACGCTCGCCCGGGATACGGACTTCTACTTCCTCGACGAGGTGACGCCGTATCTGGACATCGGCCAGCGCGTGACCGCAGCGCGGCTGATCCGCGAACTCGCCGAGAAGGAAGACAAGTCCGTGCTCGTGGTCGAACACGACCTCGCGATTCTGGACCTGCTCGCGGACACGCTCCACGTCGCCTACGGTGAGCCGGGTGCCTACGGTGTGATCACCTCGCCCAAGTCCGTCCGCAACGGGATCAACGAGTACCTCTCGGGCTATCTCGACAACGAAAACATGCGGATCCGGCCGAACCCCATCGAGTTCGAGGAGCACGCGCCCCGGAGCGTGACCCGCGCCGACACGCTCGTCGAGTACCCGGACCTCACGAAGAGCTACGGCGACGGCGAGTTCAGCCTCGAGGTCGAGGGCGGCACGATCCGGGAGAACGAAGTCCTGGGCGTTGTCGGCCCCAACGGGATCGGGAAGTCGACCTTCGCCAAGCTGCTAACCGGGAACCTCGGGCCGGACGAGGGCGACGCCGATCTCGATCTGGACATCGCCTACAAACCCCAGTACGTCACCATCGACCAGCACATGCGGGTCGACGCCTTCCTCTCCTCGATCACCGACCAGTTCGGCTCCTCCTACTGGAACACCGAGATCGCCCAGCCCCTCCAGTTGGAACGGATCATGGAGCAGAACCTCTCCGACCTCTCCGGCGGGGAGCGCCAGCGGGTCGCGATCGCGGCCTGCCTGTCGGACTCGGCGGACCTCTACCTGCTCGACGAGCCCTCCGCCCACCTCGACGTCGAACAGCGGGTCCAGGCCGCGAAGGCCATCCGGCGCTTCGCCGAACAGCAGGACGCCACCGTGATGGTCATCGACCACGACATCTACATGATGGACCTGCTCGCGGACCGGCTGATGGTCTTCGACGGCGAACCCGCCGTCCACGGCCGCGCCGGCCAGCCACAGCAGATGCGCGAGGGCATGAACGAGTTCCTCGCGAACCTCGAGGTCACGTTCCGCCGAGACGAGCGCACCTCGCGACCGCGGATCAACAAGCCCGAGTCACAGCTGGATCGCCAGCAGAAAAGCGAGGGCGAGTACTATTACGCGCCGTAAGTCGTCGGCTCGGCGGTCGGTAGTTTCTCCGGAACCGGTACTGCGAACCCGAAATCAGCTAATCAGCCGCTGACAACTCCCACAGAGGTTCTCTTCTTTGATGTCGACTTCGCGGACCGTCGGCGAGAAGTTCATCACGCAGCGGTTGTTGTCGCAGTGCTCGAGCCCGTAGGTGTGGCCGATCTCGTGGACGATCTCCTTGCGGACGCGGTCTTCGAAGATGTCGGCGGCGCTCTGATTCGAGAAGCCGCCGTCGCTCGAGGTCTGGAGGCGGTAGGTCGAGACGACGCTGCCGCTGCCGTCGAGGTAGGCCAGGCCGAAGACGTAGTTTCGTCGCCGGTAGAAGAGGTCCTGCGGGGTGATCGCGATGTTCTTCTCGCCGCGGCCAACCCGTTCGGCGAGCTGGATGAAGGTTTCCGCGGAGTACTGGTTCCGGTCGGAGTCGTAAGCGCCGTTGGGGACCGACTGCGAGTCGTTGACCGACACGTCGCAGTCGTAGACCGATCGCAACGCGGCGGAGGCCGCCCGCTTGACCTCGGCGGAGACGTTGCCGACCGGCACGATATCGACGAGCATGGCAAGGGCTATGGCCGCGGGTGGCATAAACGTCCCGCCGTGGCCCACTCTCGCCGGAATCTCGAGTCGATGTTCGATCACCTCGCCGAGTACGAACGGGTGGTCGAGATCGGGATCGGCCGCCGACCCGAGCTCGCTCGAGCGCTTGCCGAGGTCGGAGTTACAGTCACAGCAACTGACGTCCACGATCGCGACGTTCCGGAGGGCGTCGAGTTCGTCCGCGACGACGTCGTCGACCCCGAACCGTCGATCTACGCGGGTGCTGACGCGATCTACGCGCGGCACCTGCCGCCGGAACTCCACCGGCCGGCGCTCGCGGTCGCTCGCGAAGCCGACGCCGACTTCCTGTTTACGACCCTCGGCGGCGACCAGCCGGCGGTTCCGGTCGAGCGGACGACGATCGAGGAGGGGACGCTGTACGCCGCTCGAGCGCATCCGGAGTGAGCGCTCCGAACTGGCTCGAATGAATTATCTGAGCCCGAGACGTTCCGGTAGCCGTGAACGTCGAGTCTCTCACGTACGCTGGTGTCGTCGTCGTCGCCGTTGCAGTGCTAATAGCGCTGGTCGTCGGCATCAGCACGCTCTTCTGGCTCCTGATTCGTATCGCGTCGATTCCGGGCGTCGTCGTCCACGAGTTCGCCCACAAGCAGGCCTGTGATCTCGTCGGCGTGCCCGTCCTCGACGTCGTGTACTTCCGATTCGGCGATCCGGCGGGGTACGTCCGCCACGCCCAGCCCGAGCGGTACCGAGCGTCGTTCGTCGTCAGCGTCGCACCGTTTCTGGTTAATACCGTCGTCGCGTTCGTCGCCTTTCTCGGTTTCGCAACGCTCGTCTCGACGAGTGGCGATATTCGAGGGGGTTCGAGCGAGCGGATCGCCGCGATGATCGTTCTCGGCTGGTTCGCGCTCTCGATCGGGATGCACGCGTTTCCGAGCACTGGAGATGCGAACACCCTCTGGCAGCGATCGCGGGCCGAGTGGCGGCGGTCACCACAGGTGCTGCTCGGGGTTCCGTTCGTGATCGTGATCTACGTCGCGAACCTCCTCTCGTGGCTCTGGGCCGACGTCCTCTACGCAGTGGGGTTGGGGGTCATCGCGTTCTCCGTCGTCGGGGTACCGCTGTTGTGATCGTCCGCCGCGCAGTCGAGACTGTGCGTGGCCCATCGAACGCGTCGAAAGCGAGCGCGGCGTAAACGGGTGGTTTTTATCCGCATCGACCCGTCCCCACGGGTATGAACGCAGATGCAGTCGTCCTGGACATCGACGGCGTCCTCGTCGACGTCGCCGACTCCTACCGGCGGGCGATCGTCGAGTCCGTCGAGGCGGTCTACGACCGGACGATCCGCAAAGACGATATTCAGGAGTTCAAGGACGCGGGCGGGTTCAACAACGACTGGGAGCTGACGTACGCCGCCGCGCTCTACGTGCTGGCGACCGAGGAGGGGTACGGCGAGTCGCTCGAGGCCTACACCGACGCGATCGCCGCCGCGGGCGGCGGCCTCGAGGCGGCCGAAACCGTCGTCCGCGAGGCGATCGGCGCGCGGGCGACCCAGCGCGTGACCGGCCGCTGGGATCGCGAGCGCTTGCGCGACGTCTTCCAGCAACTGTACCTCGGCGACGAACTCTATCGCGGGCTCGAGGGCGGCGATCCCGACCTCGAGCGCGAAACGAGGGGGTTCATCCACGACGAGCCCGTGTTACTCGAGTCGACGGCTCGGGAGCGGCTGCTCGCGGAGTACGACGTGGGCGTCCTGACCGGGCGGCCGGAAGCCGAAGCCGAGATCGCCCTCGAGCGGGTGGGACTCGACGACGCGGTTCCGGTCGAGCACCGCTTCACGATGGACGACTGGGAGGAAGGGAAGCCCCACCCGCGGGCGCTGACGACGCTCGCGGAGCGGTTCGACGCCGCGTCGGTCGTCTTCGTCGGCGACACGTTGGACGACGTTCGGACGGCGGTCAATGCGAACGAGACCGATTCCGGTCGGGAGTACCACGGAATCGGCGTGCTGACCGGCGGATTGACGGGCGAGGACGGGCGTGAGAAATACGAGCGCGAGGGGGCACGGGCGGTCCTCGAGTCGATCAACGCGCTTCCGGACTGGCTCGAGTCGTAACGGCTCGTCGGAACGGGCCCCAGCGATCGTTCGTCAGGACTGCTCGCCGGGAAAGCGGACGAACGTCAGCCAGAAGTCCTCGAACGAGCGGCCGAGCTCGATGAACTCGTCCGGTTCGACCGGTTTCTGGACGTACGCGTTCGCGTGGAGGTCGTACGACCGAGCGATGTCCTCCTCCGACGCCGAACTCGTCATCACGATCACTGGGATAGGCCGCAGCGCGTCCGCCGACTTGAGTTCGGAGAGGACATCGGGACCGTCGATATCGGGCAGCCGGAAGTCGAGCAGGATCATGTCCGGACGCGGGCTATCCGCGTAGTCGTCGCGCTGGTGGGCGAAATCGAGCGCGTCCGCGCCGTCGGTGACGGTGTGGATTTCACAGGCGATGTTCGCGTCGTCGAACGATTCGGAGAACAGGCGCACGTCACCGGGATTGGGTTCGATCAGCAAGATCGTGATGGCGTCCTCGATCGGTGGAGACATACTACTGTTTAGATCCGTTCCCAAAAGAGACGTACGGTTATCGGTCGAGAAAGTGTTTATTTGAACACTGTCGGCCGGTAGTGATGCTGGCGTGCTCCGACGGATTGCCGACTCCCGGAACCGGCTACTCCGTTCGGTGGTTGCGCATCACGCGGCCGGGTCGTCCAACCGCCGGCACGAGTCGAACCGCTCGTCGGTGAGGTAGACGGTTCCGTCGCGAACGGCGACGGCGATCGACTCGAGCGCGTCCCCGCGGCACGGTCCCGCCGTACAGACGCCGTCACCGCACTCGAAGCGCGCGCCGTGTTCGTGACACACCAGTTGGTCGTCGCGGACGATCGCACCGGGGCCGGGATCGAGTCGGACCTCCGGCTTGTGGGGACACGAGTTCCGCCACGCGAACACGTCCGTTCCCTCCCGTCGGAGGATCAGTTCCGTCCCGCGGCGATCGCGGCGGGCTTCACACCGGAGGGTTCCGTTCGTCGGAACGTCCGCGAGCGGAGCGATGCGGCGGGCTTCCTCGTCCGTGGGCGCGTCTCGATCGTCGGCGCTTCCGTCGGTCTCGTCGCCGCTCGAGTCCCCCTCCCGTCCGCCATCGATGCTGAATCGGAACGTCGCGTCGTCGGTCGAGACGTCCCCCTCGTCGTCGTAGACGCGAACGGCCGCCGATTCGTCGTCTCC
This portion of the Natrinema salinisoli genome encodes:
- a CDS encoding DUF7344 domain-containing protein, which codes for MATTSESEPTTVETPGSDDQSREGEIFDLLSNQRRRYAIHYCKREDDPVTLGELAEHVAAWELDKEVAAITSAERKRVYTSLQQTHLPTLERADMIEFDDRTIELTDEAAELDVYLDVVPADSIPWGTYYLGLAAVGSVVMAGLWLEVIPTETVPELGWATLVFALFAVSAVVHVVQNRRMRLGEMERPP
- a CDS encoding bactofilin family protein, whose product is MNTVVKLGFVFVALGAVAMVGPVFGFTTIAADRGVSAETASDANALVGIEATGETPDKKNDAVIVEITNNANQAYDPLETDVTIDDPNGALAVSSGFAAALSSGETTGLEVTCDGGGDGTATVTVNANAVGSTLEVRADSYTTTVDYSCTGKGSNANVEVRNPELGADTDELEFGLENVGNSEAKVQGIGVEDTTTAATEVENDGNGNPPPVEFGGTETKANVVLIGGGEYDLRGQGKVGAGETVAVGIYGFQTGAGDPVSVEGEDVTVSLYGSKGRLDQVTVSVPVFPTGGEAVTTDGDVILEAEETSGSIDAGGDLIAKDSSKIDGAVDVDGEVDLGGSVEGVDTIDAGGDVTTGLESSVKNDVTSRDGSVTTGEKSTIKGTVDAGENVTVGAKGEVDGDVVAGGDVVLREDAVVKGDVTAGGCVTLEAGAQVKGEISENCG
- a CDS encoding ribosome biogenesis/translation initiation ATPase RLI, whose product is MADDSIAVVDLDRCQPDRCSYECKNYCPPNRTGKECITLRGEDAAEGQPEQIHISEEICLGETCGICVEKCPFDAIEIINLPQELQDEPVHRYGENAFSLYGLPAPQEGQVTGILGPNGIGKTTAVRILAGELEPNLGRHEEEPGWDEVLEAYRGTELQDYIADVRDGDITIARKPQYVDQIPNSFDGNTRQLLERTDERGALDELVERLSIGPVMEQSIDDLSGGELQRVAIAATLARDTDFYFLDEVTPYLDIGQRVTAARLIRELAEKEDKSVLVVEHDLAILDLLADTLHVAYGEPGAYGVITSPKSVRNGINEYLSGYLDNENMRIRPNPIEFEEHAPRSVTRADTLVEYPDLTKSYGDGEFSLEVEGGTIRENEVLGVVGPNGIGKSTFAKLLTGNLGPDEGDADLDLDIAYKPQYVTIDQHMRVDAFLSSITDQFGSSYWNTEIAQPLQLERIMEQNLSDLSGGERQRVAIAACLSDSADLYLLDEPSAHLDVEQRVQAAKAIRRFAEQQDATVMVIDHDIYMMDLLADRLMVFDGEPAVHGRAGQPQQMREGMNEFLANLEVTFRRDERTSRPRINKPESQLDRQQKSEGEYYYAP
- a CDS encoding archaemetzincin family Zn-dependent metalloprotease, with the protein product MLVDIVPVGNVSAEVKRAASAALRSVYDCDVSVNDSQSVPNGAYDSDRNQYSAETFIQLAERVGRGEKNIAITPQDLFYRRRNYVFGLAYLDGSGSVVSTYRLQTSSDGGFSNQSAADIFEDRVRKEIVHEIGHTYGLEHCDNNRCVMNFSPTVREVDIKEENLCGSCQRLIS
- a CDS encoding UPF0146 family protein — its product is MAHSRRNLESMFDHLAEYERVVEIGIGRRPELARALAEVGVTVTATDVHDRDVPEGVEFVRDDVVDPEPSIYAGADAIYARHLPPELHRPALAVAREADADFLFTTLGGDQPAVPVERTTIEEGTLYAARAHPE
- a CDS encoding metalloprotease family protein produces the protein MNVESLTYAGVVVVAVAVLIALVVGISTLFWLLIRIASIPGVVVHEFAHKQACDLVGVPVLDVVYFRFGDPAGYVRHAQPERYRASFVVSVAPFLVNTVVAFVAFLGFATLVSTSGDIRGGSSERIAAMIVLGWFALSIGMHAFPSTGDANTLWQRSRAEWRRSPQVLLGVPFVIVIYVANLLSWLWADVLYAVGLGVIAFSVVGVPLL
- a CDS encoding TIGR01548 family HAD-type hydrolase; amino-acid sequence: MNADAVVLDIDGVLVDVADSYRRAIVESVEAVYDRTIRKDDIQEFKDAGGFNNDWELTYAAALYVLATEEGYGESLEAYTDAIAAAGGGLEAAETVVREAIGARATQRVTGRWDRERLRDVFQQLYLGDELYRGLEGGDPDLERETRGFIHDEPVLLESTARERLLAEYDVGVLTGRPEAEAEIALERVGLDDAVPVEHRFTMDDWEEGKPHPRALTTLAERFDAASVVFVGDTLDDVRTAVNANETDSGREYHGIGVLTGGLTGEDGREKYEREGARAVLESINALPDWLES
- a CDS encoding response regulator; this translates as MSPPIEDAITILLIEPNPGDVRLFSESFDDANIACEIHTVTDGADALDFAHQRDDYADSPRPDMILLDFRLPDIDGPDVLSELKSADALRPIPVIVMTSSASEEDIARSYDLHANAYVQKPVEPDEFIELGRSFEDFWLTFVRFPGEQS
- a CDS encoding Rieske (2Fe-2S) protein; this encodes MTDPVRVTLEGDDESAAVRVYDDEGDVSTDDATFRFSIDGGREGDSSGDETDGSADDRDAPTDEEARRIAPLADVPTNGTLRCEARRDRRGTELILRREGTDVFAWRNSCPHKPEVRLDPGPGAIVRDDQLVCHEHGARFECGDGVCTAGPCRGDALESIAVAVRDGTVYLTDERFDSCRRLDDPAA